The Cellulophaga lytica DSM 7489 nucleotide sequence ATCTGCTTTAGCTGCATGCTCATAAGATAATTTTTGAGCATCAGACAACAACTGGTTTAAGTTGCCTTCTACAGGCTTATAACTTAAAAAAATTGCTGCGTTCATTTTTGGATACTCTATAGTAACCGCACTTTCATTTGTTTTTTTAACCCGAGCTAGTGCATTGTAATTAAACAAATATTTAGATGTACCAAAGTTTACTGCAGTACTGTCTGGATACTCTAAACGCAACATAGCCTTTGGCTTTGGCAAAACCTCTTCATTACAACTGGCCAGTAAAACACTAAAAACTATTACTAAAAAAATATATTTACGCATCATTAGGCAGCATTACTTTTATTTGTTTCAATCTTTTTTTATCTAAACTCTCTACCACAAATTGGTAATTTTTAAACAATA carries:
- the gldD gene encoding gliding motility lipoprotein GldD, whose translation is MMRKYIFLVIVFSVLLASCNEEVLPKPKAMLRLEYPDSTAVNFGTSKYLFNYNALARVKKTNESAVTIEYPKMNAAIFLSYKPVEGNLNQLLSDAQKLSYEHAAKADNILEQPFVNSEAKVYGMFYDVKGDAASQSQFYVTDSTEHFLTGSLYFSVKPNYDSILPAAVYLQEDIRKIMETLRWKN